From Blastochloris viridis, one genomic window encodes:
- a CDS encoding HU family DNA-binding protein yields the protein MTKNELVAAVADRLDSTKTAAAAAVEATFDVIAAALKKGDDVKLIGFGSFSVVKRAAREGRNPRTGKPVKIKASKAPKFTPGKALKQMVNR from the coding sequence ATGACCAAGAATGAATTGGTCGCTGCCGTTGCGGATCGTCTCGACTCCACCAAGACGGCTGCGGCCGCTGCGGTGGAGGCGACCTTCGACGTCATTGCGGCAGCGCTCAAGAAAGGCGACGACGTCAAGCTGATCGGCTTTGGCTCGTTCTCGGTGGTCAAGCGCGCCGCGCGCGAGGGCCGCAACCCGCGCACCGGCAAGCCGGTGAAGATCAAGGCGTCGAAGGCGCCGAAGTTCACGCCCGGCAAGGCGCTCAAGCAGATGGTCAATCGCTGA